From Vanrija pseudolonga chromosome 1, complete sequence, a single genomic window includes:
- the mtd1_0 gene encoding Methylenetetrahydrofolate dehydrogenase [NAD(+)]: MSAAAAPSAPQGVLVTASKVVVPFKTELIQDISADRFKGRPPHLVGILATKKEDARSYAEFTKRACEQIGINFELRFVGQAREGMDGEGVGIGVEEAILEANEDDDVDGIMVYYPIYGDRQDQYLQSVVDPVKDVEGLNHQFLFNLYHNIRFISPATLRPIPASHLPQSTDPKKDDQPPPGTVKSILPCTPLAIVKVLEHVGVYNPLLTYGDRARGKVITVVNRSEVVGRPLAALLANDGARVFSVDIDSVVEFSKRPTGEAKSKFNAHHVSNKTDNTLEQCLAISDVVISAVPSDKFKVPTAQLKDGCVCVNVAGEKNFEADVRERASIYVPSVGVMTIAMLQRNLLRLCTYQDIVKASRA; the protein is encoded by the exons atgtccgccgctgctgccccgtCCGCGCCCCAGGGCGTGCTCGTCACCGCCTCCAAGGTCGTCGTGCCCTTCAAGACCGAGCTCATCCAGGACATCTCTGCCGACCGCTTCAAGggccgcccgccgcacctcgtcggcattCTCGCgaccaagaaggaggacgcgAGGAGTTatgccgag TTCACCAAGCGTGCCTGCGAGCAGATTGGCATCAACTTTGAGCTGCGCTTTGTCGGCCAGGCTCGCGAGGGCatggacggcgagggcgtcggcatcggaGTCGAGGAGGCTATACTCGAG gccaacgaggacgacgacgtcgacggcatcaTGGTCTACTACCCCATCTACGGCGACCGCCAAGACCAGTACCTCCAGTCGGTTGTCGACCCcgtcaaggacgtcgagggcctCAACCACCAGTTCCTCTTCAACCTGTACCACAA CATCCGTTTCATCTCGCCCGCTACCCTCCGCCCCATCCCAGCATCGCACCTGCCGCAGAGCACCGACCCCAAGAAGGACGACCAGCCCCCTCCCGGCACCGTCAAGTCGATCCTGCCGTGCACGCCGCTGGCGATTgtcaaggtgctcgagcacgtgGGCGTGTACAACCCGCTTCTGACATATGgtgaccgcgcgcgcgg CAAGGTCATCACGGTCGTCAACCGCTCCGAGGTCGTTggccgcccgctcgccgccctgctcgccaacgacggcgcgcgtgtCTTCTCGGTCGACATTGACTCGGTCGTCGAGTTCTCCAAGCGCCCCACGGGAGAAGCAAAGTCCAAGTTTAACGCGCACCACGTCAGCAACAAGACGGACAACACGTTGGAACAGTGCCTCGCCATTTCCGACGTTGTCATCTCGGCAGTCCCCAGCGACAAGTTCAAGGTGCCCACCGCgcagctcaaggacggcTGCGTGTGTGTTAATGTTGCGGGCGAGAAGAACTTTGAGGCGGATGTTCGCGAGCGG gccTCGATCTACGTCCCAAGTGTCGGCGTCATGACCATTGCCATGCTGCAGCGCAACCTGCTCCGTCTCTGCACGTACCAGGACATTGTCAAGGCGTCGCGTGCGTAA
- the Pigl gene encoding N-acetylglucosaminyl-phosphatidylinositol de-N-acetylase produces MSFVETARTVAGYLNPSLPFPFNYIPLFFRLLSVLLAAPFLVFIALDLIAYAIARTLHLSMSQLRVPRSPPSVPRELVADDKDDDDFDSPIVDGLESSTGSPVARTRKLEEGSKGQAATGPSLASRLILPISSLVVVLAIFLQLTSSTNNVKNSTRLAALNGEAPPYALILTAHPDDEVMFFAPTILNLVATGWSILGVCLSSGNADGLGSTRVQELYDSYRILGVPQDQVVIVEHPQLQDSLTTSWDGQVIFNDVLAPLLRKGITHIITFDKQGVSGHPNHVSLSTVNKFFPEDVKYLPEFITLESPSLAAKYTSALWAAFYALRDWARIEEPVEPGLGLTFIASPSQYLRGVRAMLAHETQMVWFRWLYISFSQLMWVNQLVSN; encoded by the exons ATGTCATTCGtcgagacggcgcgcaccGTCGCGGGCTACCTCAACCCATCACTCCCATTCCCGTTCAACTAT ATCCCCTTATTCTTCCGCCTCTTGTCAGTCCTCCTTGCGGCgcccttcctcgtcttcatcgcgctcgacctcatAGCATATG CCATCGCGCGTACCCTCCACCTCTCCATGTCGCAGCTGCGCGTGCCGAGGTCACCACCTTCGGTGCCTCGCGAACTCgttgccgacgacaaggacgacgacgactttgacagCCCGAtcgtcgacgggctcgagtCGTCAACGGGCTCGCCGGTCGCAAGAACTCGCAAGCTGGAAGAAGGCAGCAAGGGCCAGGCTGCTACTGGCCCGTCTCTCGCCAGCCGGCTCATCCTCCCAATCTCCTCTttggtcgtcgtgctcgccatcTTCCTCCAGCTCACGAGCAGCACCAACAACGTGAAGAACTCGACACGCTTGGCCGCCCTCAATGGCGAGGCTCCGCCATACGCGCTCATCCTCACCGCCCAcccagacgacgaggtcatgtTCTTCGCGCCCACAatcctcaacctcgtcgcgaCCGGCTGGTCGATCCTTGGAGTCTGTCTCTCGTCCG GGAACGCCGACGGGCTTGGCAGCACACGAGTTCAGGAGTTGTACGACAGCTACCGCATTCTCGGCGTACCGCAGGACCAGGTGGTCATTGTTGAGCACCC CCAACTCCAAGACAGCCTCACTACGAGCTGGGACGGACAGGTCATTTTCAACGACGTTCTTGCGCCTCTGCTGAGGAAGGGTATCACTCAT ATCATTACATTTGACAAACAAGGCGTCAGCGGTCACCCAAACCACGTCTCCTTGTCCACAGTCAACAAGTTCTTCCCAGAGGACGTGAAATACCTGCCCGAATTCATCACGCTTGAGTCTCCATCACTCGCCGCAAAGTACACGAGTGCTCTCTGGGCCGCGTTTTACGCGCTCCGCGACTGGGCCCGCATCGAGGAACCCGTCGAGCCCGGCCTTGGCCTGACTTTTatcgcctcgccgtcccagTACCTCCGCGGCGTGAGGGCCATGCTTGCGCACGAGACGCAGATGGTGTGGTTCCGCTGGCTCTACATTTCCTTCTCGCAGCTCATGTGGGTAAACCAATTAGTGTCCAACTAG
- the CHS3_3 gene encoding Chitin synthase 3: MASSRRSNRSQDMGDGAPPWSRNPSPVPPYDPPHSPAYLPPPSPGGSHNPYNINLPPRQGYPANPPIYAPPSPSVVGSALGGSTLAPSTVYGSTIGPSTSPRPPSRLTNFEAALARARGEAPPPVVETPPVEIPPLMRPTYSQPAPSYLPPPDSNHPDLNVGFTRASTIRHSGLRRREPSRSPSPGFDNSMVYDPIQRHEDIEKALLSDEERDRIYQPIQTPLPLSRFTLQKTMLESNGDLSLMGNAPRPAARRSSIEKTGLDGFEPVALVDGAHPEDTHHYGPAPEGRVSRRNNQHKRVKQRLTLDEEGTFAVEMPIPSRLAQFLPVKGVEEQKTTRYTAITTDPDDFAKSPIRLRQEMFDPPRKTEMFIVITMYNEDAELFCRTLYGVMKNIAHLCGRKNSRMWGANGWQKIVVCIVADGRKHVNPRVLDCLAALGVYQEGAMTNQVQDRPVKAHVFEYTTSFALDPDLHFKYPDRGIVPCQILFCMKENNARKINSHRWFFNAFAPKLQPNVCILLDVGTMPAQKSLYHLWKAFDVNSNVGGACGEIATFKGKGWRLLLNPLVAAQCFEYKMSNILDKPMESLFGYTAVLPGAFSAYRYIALQNDENGRGPLYSYFQGENLHSGKADSFTGNMYLAEDRILCFEIVAKPKASWVLKYVKSAVGETDCPDTIPEFIGQRRRWLNGSFFAAVYSLIHFRQIWRSDHSVVRKSALMVEFVYNALNLLFGWFSLGNFYIFFVILTRALEGKAFHIKNIQVLNVIVQYTYLGTVIACFIFGMGNRPQGSPWKYKVAIWIFAVLTFYMLVAGVICTVAAIQNIDKPIFIRLVVSLAATYGIFVVSSFLALDPWHIFTCFLQYLLFTPTYINVLNIYAYSNLHDLSWGTKGADTVETDLGKVQGVGRDVEVALVSEQQDIDMAYQDALDNLRIKRARVDPDEMPPAKNASEQKQKDVYANFRTNLLLVWSLSNALLASIILAGNDNETFSGSGNSRQGIYMLIILIFVAGMAAFRFICATLYLIIRLFGDLAPCGPLVAPLLAQAVSAMTALRDDDTVSDERGQRAKVALDTLLTVAKGQVAALPFNTVSRHTLRLYTDASLLRTALDLLTGPVVEGPRRAFCLAAVERVDRAIIVAGAVGPQRAEWAQRLVGEVQGVLVAEGIAAPPAGKVAANGHDDDDSDTNPHPAKRRKHAAPTRPPFTPLFAPSPIPETTTYPTLAAHAREPHHPLILRGYLSSEACAPWPALERWKDAGYLLSCVGEGRVVPVEIGTAYDDEGWAQRIVPWRDFLSAAGWDVVPESDELDAAPAAPLYLAQHALFAQFPALERDTAVPDYVWSEPQLAGYTAPDDYLVNVWVGAGGSRIVSPAHTDPYFNAYAQVLGRKRVWLAPPDAGEHMYAYSKGSEDDADDTKSPLAAEYMGNTSTVPILRGDRFPDAAAASFPAFFEHVYPRAMEAVLEPGDLLLMPPGWWHAMRGESEAMSWSVSFWY, from the exons ATGGCTTCCTCTAGGAGGTCAAATCGTAGCCAGGACATGGGCGACGGAGCCCCCCCTTGGAGCCGCAACCCGTCCCCCGTCCCTCCTTATGATCCCCCTCACTCGCCAGCCTACCTCCCACCGCCTTCCCCGGGGGGATCGCACAACCCGTACAACATCAACCTTCCCCCGAGGCAAGGCTACCCCGCCAACCCGCCCATCTACGcccctccctcgccgtcggtcgtcggctcggcgctcggcggaTCGACCCTCGCCCCCTCGACCGTCTACGGGTCCACCATCGGTCCATCGACCTCGCCCCGGCCGCCGTCTCGACTGACAAACTTTGAGGCTGCCTTGGCCCGCGCTCGGGGTgaggccccgccgccagtggTCGAGACGCCTCCGGTCGAGATTCCTCCTCTGATGAGGCCGACATACTCCCAGCCGGCCCCCTCTTACCTCCCGCCGCCGGATAGCAACCACCCCGATCTGAACGTCGGCTTCACACGGGCGTCGACTATCCGGCATAGTGGCCTCCGTCGCCGTGAGCCATCGCGCTCTCCGTCTCCTGGGTTCGACAACAGTATGGTCTATGACCCTATTCAGCGCCACGAGGACATTGAGAAGGCCCTTCTGTCCGACGAAGAGCGCGACCGCATCTACCAGCCGATTCAGACCCCTCTTCCCCTCTCGAGGTTTACGCTCCAGAAGACCATGTTGGAGTCGAACGGTGACCTGTCTCTGATGGGCAATGCGCCGCGCCCTGCTGCCAGGAGGTCCTCCATCGAGAAGACGGGGCTCGATGGCTTCGAGCCCGTGGCtcttgtcgacggcgcgcatcCGGAGGACACCCATCACTACGGCCCTGCTCCGGAGGGTCGGGTCAGCAGACGCAACAACCAGCACAAGCGTGTCAAGCAGAGGCTTACGCTTGATGAGGAGGGCACCTTTGCCGTTGAAATGCCTATTCCTTCTCGCCTGGCCCAGTTCCTTCCCgtcaagggcgtcgaggagcagaaGACCACCAG GTACACGGCCATCACGACTGACCCGGACGATTTTGCCAAGTCGCCCATTCGTCTCCGCCAGGAAATGTTTGACCCTCCTCGCAAGACTGAAATGTTCATCGTCATCACCATGTAcaacgaggacgccgagctcttCTGCCGCACCCTCTACGGTGTGATGAAGAACATCGCCCACCTCTGCGGGCGTAAGAACTCGCGCATGTGGGGAGCCAATGGGTGGCAGAAGATTGTGGTCTGCATCGTTGCCGACGGTCGTAAGCACGTCAACCCTCGAGTGCTCGATTGTCTGGCTGCTCTCGGCGTCTACCAGGAAG GTGCAATGACCAACCAGGTACAAGACCGCCCTGTCAAGGCCCACGTCTTCGAGTACACCACCAGCTTTgccctcgaccccgacctcCACTTCAAGTACCCGGACAGGGGTATCGTGCCGTGCCAGATCCTTTTCTGCATGAAGGAGAACAACGCTAGGAAGATCAACTCGCACCGTTGGTTCTTCAACGCCTTCGCGCCAAAGCTCCAGCCCAACGTCTGCATTCTGCTTGACGTTGGTACCATGCCCGCCCAGAAGTCCCTGTACCACCTGTGGAAGGCCTTTGACGTCAACTCCAACGTTGGTGGCGCCTGTGGTGAGATTGCGACtttcaagggcaagggctGGAGACTACTCCTCAACCCTCTCGTGGCGGCGCAATGCTTCGAGTACAAGATGTCCAACATTCTCGACAAGCCCATGGAGAGTTTGTTCGGTTACACTGCTGTGCTTCCTGGTGCCTTCTCGGCGTACCGC TACATTGCGCTCCAGAATGACGAGAATGGCCGCGGTCCACTCTACTCATACTTCCAAGGCGAGAACCTCCATAGTGGAAAGGCCGACTCGTTCACCGGAAACATGTACTTGGCCGAGGATCGTATTCTCTGCTTCGAGATTGT CGCCAAGCCCAAAGCGAGCTGGGTCTTGAAGTACGTCAAGTCGGCCGTTGGCGAGACCGACTGCCCCGATACCATTCCCGAGTTTATCGGTCAGCGTCGCCGCTGGCTCAACGGATCTTTCTTTGCTGCT GTCTACTCCCTTATCCACTTCCGCCAAATCTGGCGCTCTGATCACAGTGTCGTCCGAAAGTCGGCGCTGATGGTCGAATTCGTTTACAACGCGCTCAACCTGCTCTTCGGCTGGTTCTCGCTGGGCAACTTTTACATCTTCTTCGTTATTCTCACCAGAGCATTGGAGGGCAAGGCGTTCCACATCAAGAACATTCAGGTCCTCAATGTCATAGTACAATATACGTACTTGGGCACTGTCATTGCGTGCTTCATCTTCGGCATGGGTAACAGGCCGCAGGG CTCTCCCTGGAAGTACAAAGTGGCCATCTGGATCTTCGCCGTCTTAACGTTCTACATGCTCGTCGCCGGTGTCATCTGCACTGTTGCGGCGATCCAGAACATTGACAAGCCGATCTTTATCCGCCTCGTCGTGTCGCTTGCCGCGACGTATGGTATCTTTGTCGTCTCGAGtttcctcgcgctcgacccgtGGCACATCTTCACCTGCTTCCTGCAGTACTTGCTCTTCACCCCAA CCTACATCAATGTTCTCAATATT TACGCCTACTCCAACCT CCACGACTTGTCCTGGGGTACCAAAGGTGCCGACACTGTCGAGACCGACCTGGGCAAGGTCCAGGGTGttggccgcgacgtcgaagTGGCCCTGGTGTCGGAGCAGCAGGACATCGACATGGCCTACCAGGAtgccctcgacaacctccgTATCAAGCGCGCAAGAGTGGACCCGGATGAGATGCCGCCGGCCAAGAATGCCAGCGAGCAGAAACAAAAGGACGTTTACGCCAACTTTAGGACCAAT CTTCTTCTTGTTTGGTCGCTCTCGAACGCCTTGCTTGCGAGCATCATTCTCGCTGGCAATGACAACGAGACGTTCAGTGGCTCTGGCAACAGCCGCCAGGGCATTTACATGCTGATTATCTTAA TCTTTGTCGCCGGTATGGCTGCCTTCAGATTCATCTGTGCGACTTTGTACCTCATTATTCGCCTCTTTGGCG ACCTCGCGCCGTGCGGCCCGCTCGTTGCGCCCTTGCTCGCGCAAGCCGTGTCCGCCATGACGGCgctccgcgacgacgacactgtCTCGGACGAAAGAGGACAACGCGCCAAGGTGGCACTCGACACGCTCCTCACCGTCGCAAAGGGCcaggtcgcggcgctccCTTTTAACACGGTCTCGCGGCACACCCTGCGGCTATACACGGACGCGTCGCTGCTCCGGACGGCGCTGGACCTGTTAACTGGCCCCGTCGTGgaggggccgcggcgcgcgttcTGTCTCGCTGCCGTGGAacgcgtcgaccgcgccatCATCGTCGCTGGCGCTGTCGGGCCGCAGAGGGCCGAGTGGGCGCAGCGCctggtgggcgaggtgcagGGTGTGCTTGTCGCCGAGGGgatcgcggcgccgccagctggCAAGGTTGCAGCCaacggccacgacgacgacgacagcgacaccaACCCGCACCCCGCAAAGCGGCgcaagcacgccgcgcccactcGGCCCCCCTTCACGCCCCTCTTCGCGCCCTCCCCAATCCCAGAAACGACAACCTACCCCACCCTCGCTgcccacgcgcgcgagccgcaCCACCCGCTAATCCTGCGCGGCTACCTGTCCTCCgaggcgtgcgcgccgtggcccgccctcgagcggTGGAAGGACGCAGGCTACCTCCTCTCCTGCgtgggcgaggggcgcgtcgtgcccgtcgaAATTGGGACcgcgtacgacgacgaggggtggGCGCAGCGGATTGTGCCGTGGCGCGACTTTCTGTCAGCGGCAGGGTGGGACGTGGTGCCGGAGagcgatgagctcgacgccgcccccgccgcgccgctctacctcgcccagcacgcccTCTTCGCCCAGTtccccgcgctcgagcgcgacaccGCCGTGCCAGACTACGTGTGGTCCGAGCCCCAGCTGGCGGGCTACACCGCGCCAGACGACTACCTCGTCAACGTGTGGGTCGGGGCTGGGGGCTCGCGCATCGTCTCGCCGGCGCACACGGACCCGTACTTCAACGCGTATGCGCAGGTGCTCGGCCGGAAACGCGTgtggctcgcgccgccggacGCCGGGGAACACATGTATGCGTATAGCAAGgggagcgaggacgacgccgacgacaccaagtCGCCCCTCGCGGCAGAGTACATGGGCAACACGTCGACCGTGCCCATTCTCCGCGGCGACAGGTTtcccgacgccgcagcggcgtcgttCCCCGCCTTCTTTGAGCACGTGTACCCCCGCGCCATGGAGGCTGTGCTCGAGCCCGGAGACCTGCTCCTCATGCCgcctgggtggtggcatgCGATGcgcggcgagagcgaggccaTGTCGTGGAGCGTGTCGTTTTGGTATTAG
- the mug89 gene encoding aminophospholipid translocase regulatory protein CDC50, producing MGLFNRKNKKPAEDVPVDADQPNKEKVKWSKRPANTAFKQQRLKAWQPILTPKAVLPTLFLIGVIFAPIGALIIWGSGKVTTITLDYTQCDEQAPTNGTWADMPKSAYGYDLKSGSPIKSSAIAAPQWTFSNDSTRPYDQQAQCRIRFNVPYDLGRGVFLYYKLTNYYQNHRRYVQSFDSGQLLGNKRSTHDINKGNCKPITSKDDKQYYPCGLIANSLFNDTFPSVVLLNAPNGANNQTYEFSEKNIAWHGISKNYKNEPNNELTYENTLPPPNWAKKYPDGYTNATGWPKLADDEHFQIWMRVAALPTFRKLWGRNDNDVMLQGNYEVLANMNYPVKMFSGTKSIVISTVAWVGGKQPFLGWAYVAGAILCVALALAGLLRHLIKPRKMGDMSLLSWNQPQAQATR from the exons ATGGGCTTGTTCAACCGAAAGAACAAGAAGCCGGCAGAGGACGtccccgtcgacgccgaccagccaAACAAGGAGAAGGTCAAATGGTCGAAACGCCCAGCAA ACACTGCGttcaagcagcagcgcctcAAGGCATGGCAACCCATCCTCACGCCCAAGGCCGTGCTCCCCACGCTGTTCCTCATCGGCGTCATCTTTGCGCCCATCGGCGCGTTGATCATCTGGGGAAGCGGCAAGGTCACGACCATTACCCTCGACTACACGCAGTGCGATGAGCAGGCGCCGACCAACGGCACGTGGGCTGACATGCCCAAGAGTGCTTATGGAT ATGACCTCAAGTCCGGCTCGCCCATCAAGTCATCCGCGATTGCTGCACCGCAGTGGACTTTCTCCAACGACTCTACCCGCCCTTACGACCAGCAGGCCCAGTGCCGTATCCGCTTCAACGTCCCCTACGACCTCGGCAGGGGCGTCTTCCTGTACTACAAGCTTACCAACTACTACCAGAACCACCGTCGCTACGTGCAGAGCTTTGACTCGGGCCAGCTGCTCGGCAACAAGCGCTCGACGCACGACATCAACAAGGGAAACTGCAAGCCTATCACTTCCAAGGACGACAAGCAGTACTACCCCTGCGGCCTGATCGCCAACAGCTTGTTCAACGACACGTTCCCATCCGTCGTGCTTCTCAACGCACCAAACGGCGCCAACAACCAGACGTACGAGTTCTCCGAGAAGAACATCGCGTGGCACGGCATTTCGAAGAACTACAAGAACGAGCCCAACAACGAGCTGACCTACGAGAACAcgctcccgccgcccaaCTGGGCCAAGAAGTACCCCGACGGATACACGAACGCGACTGGCTGGCCGAAGCTCGCCGATGACGAGCACTTCCAGATCTGGATGCGTGTCGCTGCGCTGCCAACGTTCCGCAAGCTCTGGGGCcgcaacgacaacgacgtcATGCTGCAGGGCAACTACGAGGTCCTCGCCAACATGAACTACCCTGTCAAGATGTTCTCGGGTACAAAGTCGATTGTCATTTCTACTGTTGCCTGGGTCGGTGGCAAGCAGCCGTTCCTCGGCTGGGCGTACGTCGCCGGTGCTATTCTGtgtgtcgcgctcgcgctcgccggcctccttCGCCACCTCATCAAGCCCCGCAAGATGGGCGACATGTCTC TCCTCTCTTGGAACCAGCCCCAGGCGCAAGCCACCCGATAA